DNA sequence from the Mangifera indica cultivar Alphonso chromosome 18, CATAS_Mindica_2.1, whole genome shotgun sequence genome:
AAGATGATGATAGAGCTTCGAGGAGAACCAACCAATGACTTGCAtctaaaaggaagaaaaaagggGAAGCAAATAGGAAAAGATTAAAACAAGGCTTTGATGTTTTTTTTATCTTCCccaataattttcaatttgtctTTATCAGATAATCCCTTTCCTGTTCAGAgctctatttatatattaatcaaaacattaaaaaatgaaagCTAGCACATGTTTCCCTACTCAACAATGAGCGGTTATCTTCAAAAACTCTGCAAATCCAAGAATGAAATTCCATCCCTTGACATCTCTACGACAGTAACATATATCATCCACAAAATAATTTCGCTCCTGCCTATTTTACATTAAGAATAccttttttgatttttttttttctcgaaCCAAGGTTTTCGTTTATGACAGCCCTTCTGTTAGTGACCAGATTTCTTACATTTCAAGAATCATTAGAATCCAAGTCTTATTCTTGAATATTTTTGCATTTACATGTTATTCTAATCTCGAATACATAGTGATAACCAGGATTGTCATAGATGCATCATACAAATATACTAGCTAAAAATAGGATGTTTTTAAATGTTTcgaaatattgttttaatgacAAAAGAGAGCTTCCAAAACACTGATATTATGAGAATGCAATTTGTAGGTTAACTGATAAGACTTATTGCAGACAAATTACCCACCTACCATATGGACTACAGAATCTGCACTGCAATTATTAATTTCCATCTTTCTTCTAACTATTTTCATTAACACTGCTGCAATTACATGTCCAGTAAATCTGATCCTATGTATATATAGCATACATGGGGATAAAATTTGCAGCATGAACTTTTAATACCCAAGACTGTGCCTTGCAACAATTGAACAACCCTCATATACAGTTTGAGCTACctttgaaaatctagaagctCAAAAGTCATTGATACAGTTGAGGCCGTGGACATAAGTTATGAGCTGTAAGGAGCTGTTGTTGATACCTTCCTTGACCCGGCAGAGTCATGATTGCCGGCAGGTTTGTTGGACAGTCGACGTCTGTAGCGTTTGAGAACAGATGCCAGATTCTCTTTTCCCTTTGGGAAAGCCACATCACCAGCAGCAGTGCCTGACCGTCCCTTTCGACAAGATATAGCAGTCTCCACGTCCTTAATGATGTCCAGAAGTATTGCTGCAGTTGTGCATTTCCCTCTTCCTGGTTTTGCAGTACGGGGCAACATAGCATTTGAAGTAGGCGGGCTTGACCTTTGCTGATGCCCGCCAGGAATTTGAAGGCAAAAGCAAGGGGTCATTGGCATGCGAGGCCTCAAGAATGCCAGATCTATAACACCCTGATAATAAAGAAACAACAGTGTCAAATGAAAACATTTAAAAGATTCTCTAAAAGCTTATAATAACTAGCTGAAGTTTCCATAACATCAGACTGCGAATTTCATCATGGCAGATCTTCCCATGTGGGAGCATGGATATAATACAAACCCCCTAAATCTTGACAGAATATGATGATTTTTCTAATTCATCAACTAGCAACCAAGACAATACACCTTACAACAGAAACACTGGCCCCTTCATGCCAGTGCTACTTGACTTAAAAAGGATGAAAAAGGGTTTGCAAAATGTACCTGAAGGCGATTTAGCACATAAGTGTATTTTCCCCACAGCTCAGGCCGGCTTTCCATGAGTGATAGACTAAGAATTCGGTGAATGCACCAGACCCCAAAGCTTACAATCAAATCCATTTTCCATACACAGTCATCCCCACAGTTTGGAACTGAGGAAATCAGAAAGTTGTTATAACGTGCATCATCATTCTTCACTATGTTAGGAACATTCCTTTCAGAAGACAGATATTGAGATTCAACCATTGGAATCTCTCTTGTTTTGGCTTCAGCTTCACACAGAAACTTTTCCCTAGCTGCCACTCGATTGATTAAATCCTCATCTGCCCCATCATTTGGTCTAAATAACCACTCAGATCCTTccaatttcaaaagcttcagaATACAAAGCCTAAATGATTGAAGAAGCTTGGTCTCTGAATTTAAAACAGATACAGCTTCTTGAGAATTTGTATTTGACCTATTTTCAGGTCCTTCTCCAAGAGTCCGACATTTATCAGCTAAACCAAACTGCTCAAAAGGCTGTCTAGACCAAATGGATCCTGTATCCGAACTTGAATTTAACTGTAAGGAATATGCATCTCTGTATCCCTTTGATGGAGAGAGCTCATCAAATGCCAACGGAGCTCCCGCCCTGGATCCAGGATTTGAGTACAGAGACGGCTCATAACTTGCCCAACCAACAGATGACTTGTATCCGCTTGAACCATCCCACTGAATATTCTGACTGGCTATATATTGATCCCGCAGGGGGACAGAAAGACCTGATATGTCAGGCAAGCTATGGAATTTCTTTGCATTTGCAGACACCACTATACTATCAACAGGTCCAGAAGATGAAGCACCATAATATGATCTTTCAGGTTGTAATGGACAATTTCTAGATACTGTAAAGTTCTGGTATCCAGACACTTGGACAGAGCTTGTACCATTTTGCAATTTCTGCTCCATAGCAAAAGCAAGTGCATCTACACAGGTTGTAGGCACCAAAGAAGGGGATTTTGGGGCTGGTGACTCCCTTTGACCATTCAGGTAATCAGAATTTCTTTCCCTAGCGATTCGACTGAAATGTGCAATGCCACAACCATGTACTGTTGTTGGCTGAAAACTCCAGGCGTTGGAAGATGATGTAGTCCGCAAACTGGAGTACCGTCTTTCACCAGATTCTTCCGATGGAATGTGCAAACTAGAATATAGTCTTTCACCAGAGTCTCCCAATGGAATGCGCATACTGGAGTACCGTCTCTCACCAGAGTCTTCTGATGAAATGCGCAAACTAGAGTACCGTCTCTCACCAGAGTCTTCCAATGGAATGTGCAAACTTGAGTACCTCCTCTCACTAGAGTCTTCTGACGGAATGCGCAAACTAGAGTACCTCCTCTCACCAGAATCCTCTGATGGAGTGTGCAAACTAGAGTACCTCCTCTCACCAGAGTCTTCTGACGGAATGCGCAAACTAGAGTACCTCCTCTCACCAGAGTCTTCTGATGGAATGCGCAAACTAGAGTACCTCCTCTCACCAGAGTCTTCTGATGGAATGCACAAACTAGAGTACTGTCTCTCACCAGAGTCTGCTAAAGGAATGTGCAAACTAGAGTACCTCCTCTCACCAGAGTCTTCTGATGGAATGTGCAAACTAGAGTACCTCCTCTCACCAGAATCCTCTAATGGAATGTGCAAACTAGAGTACCTCCTCTCACCAGAATCTTCTAATGGAATGCGCAAACTTGAGTACCTCCTCTCACCAGAATCATGAACACCACGGCTGGAATTCTGAGCATATGCATCTAACTGCATGTGGTTGGACCATAACGGAGAAGATCCTATTTGAACTCCATAAGCTGAATCAACACTATTTTGTACCCTCAGCTGCTTCGGAGAGTCATATAAACTTGAAGTTAACATAGAATCAGACCCCCTTCCTCCTACAGAAGGGAAAAAAGCACCTAATTCCTTTACAGTAGGGTCCACTTTCAATGAAGAAACGAACTTTGAATCAATCCCTACCCCTAGCAATATGTCCAATTTCTTTGCCTTAGCTCCTTGAGCCATTTGCCCATGGAAGTCATATAACTGCCCCCAGAACTCATCAAGAGCTGAGGCTAATTGTCGCCTTGCAGCACGCCCCAACCCCAATCTTGAAAGACTTCCAGGACCATTCCCACTCTCATCACCTTTCCTACTAAGACTCCTAAATGAACCTGGACCATCAGAAGTGAAAGATGAGGTGCTCTCAGGGACATCTTTAGATAATTCTTCAGCATCCCAGGTATCTCCATCATCATTCTTTTCAGTGGATAAATCTCCTTCCATACCCACTGTTTTCTCCCGAGGAACTGGTGATTCAAACATCAAGGTCTTGTTGCCCAAGAGATCATTACCAGTAAATTCCGTCGGCATATTTGAGACAGCTGATGAACCATCTGCAGACGCTGTTTCCTCTTGATGGCATATTGCAGAGCTAGGAAATGTAATATTAGAACAGCTTTCCCGAACACTACCTGAAAGAATTTCCTGATCAGACTCCATGATTATCTCAGGCAAATCAGGATCAAAATTTGTAACAGACGTATCTAATTGACTTTCTGTGGATTTTTCCGCTGCTGGAACCAATTCCTGATTCTGGCCAGGTTCCTCTCCATAATATCTAGTttcatttctatcattttcctCCCTCTCGATAAGGGAGCTTGCTGATTTTAAAGGAGTAGCCAATAGCCAAAGCGTCAAACAAAGTGATGCACAAGCAGTGATGAGAAGGACAACAAAAGGGACAGATGCATTACTCCCTATATTCCACCTCAAATTACCAGCCCAGTCACTGTTACCAAATATCATTTCAATCACAAACATGAGCTTCAAGACTAGCATCCCACCAAATGTTATCAGAACTAAGAATTCCAGAAACTGAGAAATTTTATGGACACCCATTATTGACCTTGATGAAGCAACCCTGAATAGGGGAATCACAGAGGAAGGAAGCAACAGAGCTACCATAACCTGTGTGAATATGAGCAACTGATATATTCCTTCAGCTCCTGAAGTCCAAATGCAAAAAAATGCTGGGACCATGCTGATGATTCTTATCGTAGCACGATGAAGCCAACTGGGTATGTCCAGTTTGAGGAAGTCATGTAAGACTACTTGTCCGCTGAGATTCCAGGTCAGTGCACTGATTTGACTTGAAAGAAATAGAACCAGTAGAAATACAAAGGGGGCGACTGGGTTCCTAAATACCTGTTTTCATCAATGCACAAACAAGACAATTGCTCAGGATGCATCAACATAACAATACTGCAATGGATGAAGTTTAAAACTTTGTGGAAAAGAGATGAGACGCAACTGCTTATGAAAGAaggaaatttaattaataaacgaACAAATAAAACCTGATCCATCACATCCTGAAATGTAGTCAAAACAAGTCCAGTACTGTGGAAAACATTTGCTGCTGAGTTCATCATCACAAAATTCACCAGATAAATGCCACAAAAGATGCATGAGATGgcaaaaaaatgataatgacaCACAGTGTCCTTGGAGATCTTTAGCCACCCTTGATAATGCTGCAggaataagagaataaaagcTTTTAGAAAGTTGACAACGACAACAATAATTACATTGAATCTAAAGAAACGATAAGAAAATGCAAGTGAACTATAGTAGTTCCTAAATGTAAGCACACAAGTCATAACCATCTGAATCTGAGCAATGTTTGGAAGGTAATTTCGAATGAAGGAAGATtatttccaaaaattttattacagaAATGACTAAATAAGCACTGACAGTGACAAATCTCCAAGGGGCACTAATCCAAGATTATTCTTAccaaacaaaaagtaaaatctGCAGAAGAAAAGGCTACTCTTAGTAATGATTCAGGAACGCTCACAATCCAGAAGAAAGAACAATTTGAGCACTAATTGATATGACAGGAGCAAGCAACCAAGGTCATTTGAAATTCCGATGTTTTATTCAACAAAtgcccagaaaaaaaaaattcaaatgaccCATATTGGCTCAAAACACACCCGAAAGATGTTGACATACATATAACAATGTAATACAATAATTAACACTCCCAAGTAGTAATCACAAACAAATCTGTGAAGGAGCAAGAAAGATTGCTGTATAAAACTGAACCACATTAGAAATCCATAGTAGTTTGCCCACTGAAAAGCAATACAGGCTCAATCAAATTTCAGGTTACTTTTATATAGCGAGAGATTTCGAAAACAAGTGTCCACAAAATATCTAGAGTCTCCAAATGCCAAACTTCAAGTATACCCCCAGTCACATAGTTACTTAAAGCACACATAATTAGATGTGCTGACACAACCATGTGGGGCCACAAACatcttatgaaaattttaattcagctACTAGGATTGACTAAACAAATCTGTATCATTGACTTAGATCACATAGTTTATAACATGATATAAAAAACACCATTGTGAATAGCAATAAGTGTCACATGTCATTAGCGGCAGGATATCCAAAAGGCAATCATTTCCGGACTggattttcaaattcaatggcccaaaccaaacaaaatagtCATACATACATGTCAGGTACTAAATCAGTTCAAGTATGAAATGGTGCTCCCATAAGTCTGAAATAATCTCACTCCAAAGGCAGACAAGAAGATACAAAAATGCATTTTCTTAAACATAGACACACAAGGATTCATGTGCAGGAGGCAGAAAGGAGTACCCGAATGATAGAAGAATGGAGGTACAAATTGTGAGGCATAATATTCGCTCCCAGAAGACTCATTACAGTGAAAGTACTCTCCCCACTCAATTTTGTTAGCATCCCATTCACAGAAACTGGAGTTTCTGGTTGACTGATTAGCACTCCAAGGACATAAGAAACAAACAGGACCCCTGCCATGCTTATGCACAGGAAATTTGCCTTGCTCTCCTGAGAATTTAACACCGATTAGCTTACCTATCAAATTGTTTGCCTGAGAAATTGAAAGTGGACAATCTTACCTGGAGTCCAgcaaaaaatggataaaaaaca
Encoded proteins:
- the LOC123201900 gene encoding ethylene-insensitive protein 2-like — protein: MEAETANTNQKPGVLNLLLPAILPVLLISIGYVDPGKWAAIVEGGAHFGTDLVALMLLFNFAAILCHYLSARIGVVTGSDLAQICSREYDKYTCVLLGVQTELSVILLDLTMVLGIAHGLNLLLGVYLSTSIFLAAADAVFYPFFAGLQESKANFLCISMAGVLFVSYVLGVLISQPETPVSVNGMLTKLSGESTFTVMSLLGANIMPHNLYLHSSIIRHYQGWLKISKDTVCHYHFFAISCIFCGIYLVNFVMMNSAANVFHSTGLVLTTFQDVMDQVFRNPVAPFVFLLVLFLSSQISALTWNLSGQVVLHDFLKLDIPSWLHRATIRIISMVPAFFCIWTSGAEGIYQLLIFTQVMVALLLPSSVIPLFRVASSRSIMGVHKISQFLEFLVLITFGGMLVLKLMFVIEMIFGNSDWAGNLRWNIGSNASVPFVVLLITACASLCLTLWLLATPLKSASSLIEREENDRNETRYYGEEPGQNQELVPAAEKSTESQLDTSVTNFDPDLPEIIMESDQEILSGSVRESCSNITFPSSAICHQEETASADGSSAVSNMPTEFTGNDLLGNKTLMFESPVPREKTVGMEGDLSTEKNDDGDTWDAEELSKDVPESTSSFTSDGPGSFRSLSRKGDESGNGPGSLSRLGLGRAARRQLASALDEFWGQLYDFHGQMAQGAKAKKLDILLGVGIDSKFVSSLKVDPTVKELGAFFPSVGGRGSDSMLTSSLYDSPKQLRVQNSVDSAYGVQIGSSPLWSNHMQLDAYAQNSSRGVHDSGERRYSSLRIPLEDSGERRYSSLHIPLEDSGERRYSSLHIPSEDSGERRYSSLHIPLADSGERQYSSLCIPSEDSGERRYSSLRIPSEDSGERRYSSLRIPSEDSGERRYSSLHTPSEDSGERRYSSLRIPSEDSSERRYSSLHIPLEDSGERRYSSLRISSEDSGERRYSSMRIPLGDSGERLYSSLHIPSEESGERRYSSLRTTSSSNAWSFQPTTVHGCGIAHFSRIARERNSDYLNGQRESPAPKSPSLVPTTCVDALAFAMEQKLQNGTSSVQVSGYQNFTVSRNCPLQPERSYYGASSSGPVDSIVVSANAKKFHSLPDISGLSVPLRDQYIASQNIQWDGSSGYKSSVGWASYEPSLYSNPGSRAGAPLAFDELSPSKGYRDAYSLQLNSSSDTGSIWSRQPFEQFGLADKCRTLGEGPENRSNTNSQEAVSVLNSETKLLQSFRLCILKLLKLEGSEWLFRPNDGADEDLINRVAAREKFLCEAEAKTREIPMVESQYLSSERNVPNIVKNDDARYNNFLISSVPNCGDDCVWKMDLIVSFGVWCIHRILSLSLMESRPELWGKYTYVLNRLQGVIDLAFLRPRMPMTPCFCLQIPGGHQQRSSPPTSNAMLPRTAKPGRGKCTTAAILLDIIKDVETAISCRKGRSGTAAGDVAFPKGKENLASVLKRYRRRLSNKPAGNHDSAGSRKVSTTAPYSS